A single window of Nasonia vitripennis strain AsymCx chromosome 4, Nvit_psr_1.1, whole genome shotgun sequence DNA harbors:
- the LOC100120158 gene encoding multidrug resistance-associated protein 4 has translation MENEKKHYKPNPKLTANPFSKLFFCWLLPIFADGRDHDLEAKDLYEVLPENLSEPIADKLENYWNVEFENARKQSRKPSLLRALRATLKWTFLKYAIHFFVSHLIFKTIQPLAVGYLIWHFDERSTSSTLEGYGYATAFVLITICDVMLFNHMWFGLKSIGISARVACASLLYRKIMRLPHSAKQVTGGRIINLLSNDVGKLEFCFLFLHILWVLPIQLILITYLMWRDVGVASIIGVLALILQTVPIQAFSGRIITRLRRKIATRTDERILLTKDIIHGIRLIKMYTWEKPFEQLVFQARRYEIDVIATASYLKTLLWSIMAFAQRTPLFVTVMIYVLQGNSLSSYTVFTLIQYFNILHVMTGSYYLRAVNTISEAVASIKRMQEFLLLEEQVSSTKTLKSSDDNTIISIVGVSASSIEKSDVNFLHDIDLCVRRTLLYAVVGPVGAGKSSLLKLILDELRPARGEVQVYGEISYASQEPWIFRGTVKSNILFGQPLDADKYDRVIKACALLEDFEQLPNGDESIVGEHGASLSGGQCARVGLARAVYRDADIYLLDDPLSAVDTRVGKRLFEDVVNGLLKDKTRVLVTHQLQYLKAADEIILIDKGRVEYQGDFANLPKTEELLQYLNLNESEDTDSNKTKSISDPTESVHSQSNAEVDDEEKAEPKETEKLIDSRTTPTKADENKKSNKPEITVEKGNTYWRYFTAGGSCLLPFTTFLAFLVAQILCSGCDYFVAYWTRKQDAHRYASPNATEFDAATSPKITGNLDSYTALHIFMGLMIAIIIMSVTKMMLYCTVCKKSNERIHNSMAACLLRATMPFFAKNDSGQILNRFTKDLGTVDERLQALMLEAIEFTFIILGVVFQLVFITWWLIFIIVFMGFLFWKGRVVAIKTTRDLMRLEGKAKSPVFSHVNSSFAGIVTIRSCRAQSMVCKQFDAHQDHHTTAAAISQYALLAYNFWLDLITLTFTTILTYSFLVFKNEMTAGADVGLAITQVLILCGILARGIKLTGDIETQMVSVERLFQYTELEREDSLKNGVGQKPLSNWPSYGKIVFENLSMRYSLNDPPILKNLYFTIEAGAKIGIVGRTGAGKSSLIAALFRMAHIDGLIQIDDVDIRNLDLKHLRSKISILPQEPILFCVTLRKNLDPLEEFDDASLWSALQDVELNNSFSSLDIPLNQNNLSTGQRQLLCLARAILKRNRILILDEATANVDSSTDALIQKAIRAKFKDCTVLMITHRLNTIMDCDKVLVLDQGRLVEFDRPQVLLKLNDGYFAKMLPQMMSVGPTEQLKIILDEAVAKKE, from the exons ATGGAGAACGAGAAGAAGCACTACAAGCCCAATCCCAAGCTGACGGCTAATCCGTTCAGCAAATTGTTCTTCTG TTGGTTACTGCCGATTTTCGCCGATGGAAGGGACCACGACCTCGAAGCGAAAGACCTGTACGAAGTGTTGCCGGAGAATCTGAGTGAACCGATTGCCGACAAACTCGAGAA CTACTGGAACGTCGAGTTCGAAAATGCGAGGAAGCAGAGTAGGAAGCCCAGCTTGCTGAGAGCCTTGAGGGCGACGCTGAAATGGACGTTTCTGAAATACGCGATACACTTTTTCGTTTCGCATCTCATATTCAA AACAATACAACCACTGGCGGTCGGCTACCTGATTTGGCACTTCGACGAGCGATCGACCTCGAGCACATTGGAGGGCTACGGCTATGCGACTGCCTTTGTCTTGATAACCATCTGCGACGTGATGCTCTTCAATCATATGTGGTTCGGTTTAAAGTCGATCGGCATCAGCGCAAGAGTCGCCTGTGCTTCGCTTCTGTATCGAAAG ATAATGAGGCTTCCGCACTCGGCGAAGCAAGTTACCGGCGGCCGAATAATCAACCTGCTCTCGAACGACGTGGGAAAGCTTGAGTTCTGCTTCCTGTTCCTCCACATTCTCTGGGTCCTTCCGATCCAGCTAATCCTAATCACGTACTTAATGTGGCGAGACGTAGGCGTCGCTTCGATCATAGGTGTTCTGGCGCTCATTCTGCAAACTGTGCCCATACAAG CCTTCAGCGGGCGGATAATCACGAGACTGCGTCGGAAAATCGCCACGAGAACGGACGAGCGGATCCTGCTGACCAAAGACATCATCCACGGTATCAGGCTCATCAAGATGTACACCTGGGAGAAGCCGTTCGAGCAGCTTGTTTTCCAAGCGAGAAG GTACGAGATCGATGTCATCGCGACGGCCTCGTACTTGAAGACCTTACTCTGGTCCATAATGGCTTTCGCCCAACGTACGCCGCTCTTTGTCACGGTCATGATCTACGTACTTCAAGGCAACAGCTTGTCGTCGTACACGGTCTTCACGCTCATTCAGTACTTCAACATACTGCACGTGATGACCGGCTCGTATTACTTGAGGGCCGTGAACACTATCTCGGAAGCCGTAGCGTCGATCAAGCGAATGCAG GAATTCCTGCTTCTCGAAGAGCAAGTATCCAGCACTAAAACCTTGAAATCCAGCGACGACAACACAATCATCTCGATCGTCGGAGTGAGCGCCTCGTCGATCGAAAAGTCCGACGTGAACTTCTTGCACGACATCGACCTCTGCGTTCGGCGAACCTTGCTCTACGCGGTCGTGGGTCCAGTTGGTGCAGGAAAG AGCTCACTTTTGAAACTGATCCTAGATGAGCTTAGACCGGCTAGAGGCGAGGTTCAGGTCTATGGCGAAATATCTTACGCCAGCCAAGAGCCGTGGATTTTCAGAGGAACTGTCAAGAGTAACATTCTCTTCGGCCAGCCGTTGGACGCTGACAAGTACGACAGAGTCATTAAGGCCTGTGCACTTCTGGAAGATTTCGAGCAGTTGCCCAATGGCGATGAGAGCATAGTCGGCGAACACGGCGCATCTCTGAGCGGGGGACAGTGCGCTAGAGTCGGTTTGGCCAG GGCAGTGTATAGGGATGCCGATATCTACCTACTCGATGATCCACTTTCCGCTGTCGACACCCGGGTTGGTAAGCGGTTGTTCGAAGATGTCGTAAACGGTCTGCTCAAAGACAAGACTCGCGTTCTGGTAACGCACCAGCTGCAGTACTTGAAAGCGGCGGACGAAATCATCTTGATCGATAAA GGTCGAGTGGAGTATCAGGGCGACTTTGCGAATTTGCCCAAAACCGAGGAGCTGTTACAATATCTGAATCTGAACGAGAGTGAGGACACGGATTCGAATAAGACAAAGTCAATTAGTGATCCGACGGAGTCGGTTCATTCCCAATCGAATGCCGAAGTCGACGACGAGGAAAAAGCCGAACCAAAGGAAACCGAAAAACTGATAGACAGTAGGACAACGCCGACGAAAGCcgatgaaaacaaaaaatcgaaTAAACCGGAAATTACAGTAGAGAAGGGTAACACTTATTGGCGATATTTCACCGCTGGCGGCTCCTGCCTTTTGCCCTTTACGACTTTCCTGGCCTTCCTAGTGGCTCAGATCTTGTGCAGTGGCTGCGACTACTTCGTCGCGTATTG gACGAGAAAACAAGATGCTCATCGTTACGCCTCACCGAACGCGACGGAGTTCGATGCAGCGACGAGTCCAAAAATAACTGGAAACTTGGACTCCTACACTGCATTGCACATTTTCATGGGACTGATGATCGCCATTATAATCATGTCCGTGACGAAAATGATGCTGTACTGTACAGTTTGCAAAAAGTCGAACGAGAGAATTCACAATAGCATGGCTGCCTGCTTGCTGAGAGCAACGATGCCATTTTTCGCTAAAAATGATTCCG GACAAATCTTGAATCGATTCACCAAGGATTTGGGAACCGTCGACGAACGATTGCAGGCACTGATGCTCGAGGCCATCGAGTTCACTTTCATCATCCTCGGAGTGGTATTTCAACTAGTTTTCATAACCTGGTGGTTGATTTTCATTATCGTGTTCATGGGATTTCTTTTCTGGAAAGGTAGAGTTGTCGCCATCAAGACCACTCGAGATTTGATGAGATTAGAGGGAAAAG CCAAAAGCCCAGTCTTCTCGCACGTAAACTCCTCTTTCGCTGGCATAGTGACGATTCGTTCCTGTCGAGCCCAGTCGATGGTCTGTAAGCAGTTCGATGCCCATCAGGACCATCACACAACCGCAGCTGCCATATCTCAATATGCTCTTCTGGCCTACAACTTCTGGCTTGACCTCATCACACTCACGTTCACTACCATCTTAACCTACAGTTTTCTGGTATTCAAAAACGAAATGACAGCCGGGGCAGACGTTGGCCTCGCCATAACACAGGTTCTGATCCTGTGCGGGATATTGGCCAGAGGTATAAAGTTAACCGGTGATATCGAGACGCAGATGGTGTCGGTTGAAAGGCTCTTTCAGTACACCGAATTAGAACGAGAGGATTCGCTGAAAAATGGTGTTGGGCAGAAGCCGCTGAGCAATTGGCCAAGTTATGGAAAGATCGTCTTCGAGAATCTGTCGATGAGGTACTCGTTGAATGACCCGCCGATTTTAAAGAATCTGTACTTCACCATCGAAGCTGGCGCGAAG ATCGGCATAGTCGGCCGAACAGGCGCAGGCAAGTCATCGCTCATAGCCGCACTGTTCCGTATGGCCCACATCGACGGTTTGATCCAGATCGACGACGTTGACATCCGCAATCTTGACCTCAAGCATCTTCGCAGTAAGATATCGATCCTGCCACAAGAGCCTATCCTTTTCTGCGTGACCCTTCGCAAGAACCTCGATCCACTGGAAGAGTTCGATGACGCGTCCCTATGGTCAGCCCTCCAGGATGTCGAGCTGAACAACTCATTCAGTTCTCTGGACATTCCTCTGAATCAGAACAACCTGAGCACGGG